One stretch of Flavobacterium sp. 9 DNA includes these proteins:
- the ychF gene encoding redox-regulated ATPase YchF — protein sequence MKAGIVGLPNVGKSTLFNCLSNAKAQSANFPFCTIEPNIGVVNVPDPRINKLEELVKPERVQMATVDIVDIAGLVKGASKGEGLGNQFLGNIRECNAIIHVLRCFDNDNIVHVDGNVNPIRDKETIDIELQLKDLETVEKRLEKVNRAAKTGNKEAQTEKALLDRIREALLQAKSARTITPQGNDEEVLMESFQLITAKPVLYVCNVDENSAVNGNKYVDQVRELVKDEDAEVIILSVGAEADITELESYEERQVFLEDMGLTEPGASVLIRAAYKLLKQQTYFTAGVKEVRAWTINIGATAPQAAGVIHTDFEKGFIRAEVISYEDYVQYGSEAKAKEAGKFKVEGKEYVVKDGDVMHFRFNV from the coding sequence ATGAAAGCAGGAATTGTAGGATTACCAAATGTTGGAAAATCAACATTATTTAATTGTTTATCTAATGCAAAAGCGCAAAGTGCGAACTTTCCGTTTTGTACAATCGAACCTAATATTGGTGTTGTAAACGTTCCGGATCCAAGAATCAACAAATTAGAAGAATTGGTAAAACCAGAGCGCGTACAAATGGCAACAGTTGATATTGTTGATATCGCAGGTTTGGTAAAAGGTGCAAGTAAAGGTGAAGGTCTTGGAAACCAATTTTTAGGAAACATTAGAGAGTGTAATGCTATTATTCACGTTTTACGTTGTTTTGATAACGATAATATCGTTCACGTTGACGGAAATGTAAATCCAATTCGTGATAAAGAAACTATCGATATCGAGTTACAGTTGAAGGATTTAGAAACTGTTGAAAAACGTTTAGAGAAAGTAAATCGTGCTGCTAAAACAGGAAATAAAGAAGCGCAAACTGAAAAAGCACTTTTAGACAGAATCAGAGAAGCATTATTACAAGCTAAATCTGCTCGTACAATTACTCCTCAAGGTAATGACGAAGAAGTTTTAATGGAATCTTTTCAATTAATTACTGCAAAACCAGTATTATACGTTTGTAATGTTGATGAAAATTCAGCAGTAAACGGAAACAAATATGTAGATCAGGTTCGTGAATTAGTAAAAGACGAAGATGCTGAAGTTATTATCCTTTCAGTAGGAGCAGAAGCTGATATTACAGAATTAGAGAGCTACGAAGAGCGTCAGGTTTTCCTTGAAGATATGGGATTAACAGAGCCGGGAGCATCAGTTTTAATTCGTGCAGCTTACAAATTATTAAAACAACAAACTTACTTTACCGCTGGTGTAAAAGAAGTTCGTGCCTGGACAATCAACATTGGAGCAACTGCACCGCAAGCAGCAGGAGTTATCCATACTGATTTTGAAAAAGGATTCATTCGTGCTGAGGTAATTTCATACGAAGATTACGTTCAATACGGTTCAGAAGCAAAAGCAAAAGAAGCTGGAAAATTCAAAGTTGAAGGAAAAGAATACGTAGTGAAAGATGGTGATGTAATGCATTTCCGTTTTAACGTTTAA
- a CDS encoding TIGR02117 family protein, which yields MLKKTFKFLGWTILGIITFLVLYVISVYLISKITVNSDIAKVDEKDAIPIYILSNGVHTDIVVPITTEIKDWRNEIQFSQTQSKDSLMQFVAFGWGDKGFYLHTPEWSDLKASTALKAIFGVSSSAMHTTFFKQLKEGENCKRILISKDNYQKLVSYISESFNNPTNPEWIQGYSYGKKDAFYEAKGSYSLFYTCNTWANCALKAANQKASLWTIYDKGIFCHYQ from the coding sequence ATGCTAAAAAAAACTTTCAAATTTCTAGGCTGGACAATCCTCGGAATCATTACTTTTCTTGTTCTTTATGTAATCTCAGTTTATCTGATTTCTAAAATTACCGTTAATTCTGATATTGCAAAAGTTGACGAAAAAGACGCAATTCCTATTTACATACTTTCCAATGGAGTTCATACCGATATTGTAGTTCCAATTACGACTGAAATTAAAGATTGGCGAAATGAAATCCAATTCAGTCAAACACAATCAAAAGATAGTTTAATGCAATTTGTAGCTTTTGGCTGGGGCGATAAAGGATTTTATTTGCATACGCCAGAATGGTCAGATTTGAAAGCAAGTACAGCTTTAAAAGCTATTTTCGGAGTTAGTTCATCGGCAATGCATACTACGTTTTTTAAACAATTAAAAGAAGGCGAAAATTGTAAACGTATCCTGATTTCAAAAGACAACTATCAAAAGTTAGTCTCCTATATTTCAGAAAGTTTCAATAATCCCACAAATCCGGAATGGATTCAAGGTTACAGCTACGGAAAGAAAGATGCTTTTTATGAAGCCAAAGGAAGTTACAGTTTGTTTTATACTTGTAATACTTGGGCAAATTGCGCACTAAAAGCTGCTAACCAAAAAGCAAGTTTATGGACGATTTATGATAAAGGGATTTTTTGTCATTATCAATAA
- a CDS encoding lipoprotein produces the protein MKKIILILVLLVVLTSCKRVDAAATEACDGCLAFYFENPQPDNDSELNGFPSKFKGLYKNSDSSFIRIEEDRILKEYFFKFKVHRQKMDSLKSEYDLVDGKLITKDTKDKFDIKIVGDSIELSKKRIDTIFRFSLNQKAKRVEGQLVLSRRDSIFWTIQTIALEKNILKIKDIYLQEDLKKLDSVTQIKGKMLDSTSCLIKPTRREFKNILKIKHLGTQQQFDKVLK, from the coding sequence ATGAAAAAGATAATTTTAATTCTGGTTTTGCTTGTTGTTTTAACTTCATGTAAAAGAGTTGATGCAGCAGCAACAGAAGCATGTGACGGTTGTTTAGCTTTCTATTTTGAAAACCCACAACCAGATAATGATTCAGAACTAAATGGATTTCCTTCTAAATTTAAGGGATTGTATAAAAATAGCGATTCAAGTTTTATAAGAATTGAAGAAGACAGAATTTTAAAAGAGTATTTTTTTAAATTTAAAGTTCACAGACAAAAAATGGACTCTTTAAAGTCTGAATATGATCTTGTTGATGGAAAATTAATCACTAAAGACACAAAAGATAAATTTGATATAAAAATAGTAGGTGATTCTATAGAATTGTCTAAAAAAAGGATCGATACTATTTTTAGGTTTTCACTTAATCAAAAAGCGAAACGTGTTGAAGGTCAATTGGTATTAAGTAGAAGAGATTCTATATTTTGGACTATTCAAACCATAGCATTAGAAAAAAATATTCTGAAAATTAAAGATATTTATTTACAAGAAGATTTAAAGAAATTAGATTCGGTTACCCAAATTAAAGGTAAAATGTTAGATTCAACTTCATGTTTAATAAAACCAACGCGACGTGAGTTTAAAAATATCCTAAAAATTAAACATTTAGGCACCCAACAACAATTTGATAAGGTTTTAAAGTAA
- a CDS encoding YihY/virulence factor BrkB family protein: MEKQNILSKSWYLLKTTFLEFNDDNAIKLSAALSYYTIFALPPLLIIIITICGFFFGEEAVTGELYGQINRLVGNDAAIQIQDAIKNVQLSDSNVFVTVFGVIMLLIGASGVFAEIQSSINFIWGLRAKPNKGLKKFIQNRIMSFSMIVSVGFLMLVSLMLNATLDILNSRLKIYLADSTVYLFYVINLVIVLGSITLLFAIIFRTLPDGIIKWKDAFIGAGCTAVLFMIGKFAIGFYLGNSTIASVYGAAGSVIIILVWVYYSAIILYFGAEFTKVYAKSFGGQIAPNEYSVEIKKEIFEIPK; this comes from the coding sequence GTGGAAAAGCAAAATATTTTATCAAAAAGCTGGTATTTACTAAAAACGACTTTTTTAGAATTCAATGATGACAACGCGATTAAACTAAGTGCGGCATTATCTTATTATACCATATTTGCATTGCCGCCATTATTGATTATTATAATCACGATTTGCGGTTTCTTTTTTGGCGAAGAAGCAGTAACAGGAGAACTTTATGGACAAATAAACCGTTTGGTTGGTAATGATGCAGCAATCCAGATTCAGGATGCAATCAAAAATGTGCAATTGTCTGATAGTAATGTTTTTGTAACAGTTTTTGGAGTTATTATGTTGTTAATTGGTGCTTCGGGAGTTTTTGCCGAGATTCAGAGTTCTATTAATTTTATTTGGGGATTACGAGCAAAACCAAATAAAGGACTGAAAAAGTTCATTCAAAACCGAATCATGTCTTTTTCGATGATCGTTTCTGTTGGTTTTTTAATGTTAGTCAGTTTAATGTTAAACGCAACTTTAGACATCTTAAATTCAAGACTGAAAATATATTTGGCAGACAGTACCGTGTATTTATTTTATGTTATAAATTTAGTGATAGTTTTAGGAAGTATCACATTGCTTTTTGCGATTATATTCCGAACTTTACCAGACGGAATCATAAAATGGAAAGATGCTTTTATTGGCGCTGGATGCACAGCGGTTCTTTTTATGATTGGTAAATTTGCAATTGGATTTTATTTAGGAAATTCAACTATTGCAAGTGTTTATGGTGCGGCAGGATCGGTGATTATTATCTTGGTTTGGGTATATTATTCGGCAATCATTTTGTATTTTGGTGCAGAATTTACCAAAGTTTACGCCAAATCATTCGGAGGGCAAATTGCTCCAAATGAATATTCTGTTGAAATAAAAAAGGAGATTTTCGAAATCCCAAAGTAA
- a CDS encoding NADPH-dependent FMN reductase — protein MKIVAFGGSNSQHSINKHFATYAASLFENAEVEVLDLNDFAMPLFSVDLEKEIGQHELAKAFLKKIESADVLVVSLAENNGNYSAAFKNLFDWSSRITKEVFQQKPTLLLATSPGPRGGASVLEIANNALPRYGAQIKATYSLPTFNANFNLEENKISNTELDKELKDIIKSSF, from the coding sequence ATGAAAATTGTAGCCTTTGGAGGAAGTAATAGTCAGCATTCTATCAACAAACATTTTGCGACTTATGCAGCAAGCTTATTTGAAAATGCAGAAGTCGAAGTTTTGGATTTGAATGATTTTGCAATGCCATTATTTAGTGTTGATTTAGAAAAAGAAATCGGTCAGCATGAACTTGCAAAAGCTTTTCTGAAAAAAATAGAAAGTGCTGATGTTTTAGTTGTTTCCTTAGCAGAAAATAACGGAAATTATTCTGCGGCTTTCAAAAATTTGTTTGATTGGAGTTCCAGAATAACGAAAGAGGTTTTTCAGCAAAAGCCTACTTTATTATTAGCAACTTCTCCGGGACCTAGAGGAGGAGCTTCGGTTTTAGAAATCGCCAATAATGCTTTGCCAAGATATGGCGCACAAATCAAAGCTACTTATTCATTACCAACTTTCAATGCTAATTTTAATCTCGAGGAAAATAAAATCTCAAATACAGAGTTAGATAAAGAATTAAAAGACATTATTAAGTCTAGTTTTTAA
- a CDS encoding transglutaminase domain-containing protein has translation MILKKIAFIFLFLNFIFPHLSYSQKYDAIDNIILKYPKHFSSTESLAERIQKDFTTEHDKARAIYSWIALNIKYDYKAYLNPPKSIRFSYRNEAEKQRQIEALKDKTWQKAFDSQKAVCEGFTLLYQRLATLVGLKAEVIRGDSKRLLSDIGRENLQSNHAWNMVQIDRKWILVDATWGQGYYDSNKKAMVNYFNSVYFDTDPKYFFAKHFPDSGVYLNEKLNKDDFLNGPLIFDATIEGNYEILSPDSGIIEANDGDKITFRIKNISKADTLFYVKKGKATKIENPREVKGSLEFQVTYDKRMGSYITFFLYQNSIASFKIVSK, from the coding sequence ATGATCCTAAAAAAGATTGCCTTCATATTCCTTTTTCTGAATTTTATTTTTCCGCATTTGTCGTATTCTCAAAAATACGATGCGATTGATAATATTATACTGAAATATCCCAAACATTTTAGTTCTACAGAAAGTCTTGCCGAAAGAATTCAAAAAGATTTTACAACAGAACATGATAAAGCAAGAGCGATTTACAGCTGGATTGCTTTGAATATAAAATACGACTACAAAGCTTATTTAAATCCGCCGAAATCAATACGATTTAGCTACAGAAATGAAGCCGAAAAACAGAGACAAATAGAAGCATTAAAAGATAAAACCTGGCAAAAAGCATTTGATTCTCAAAAAGCGGTTTGCGAAGGTTTTACGCTTTTATATCAGCGTTTAGCAACTTTAGTTGGTTTGAAAGCTGAGGTTATTCGTGGCGATTCAAAAAGATTATTAAGTGATATTGGCCGCGAAAATTTACAGTCAAATCACGCCTGGAATATGGTTCAGATTGATAGAAAATGGATTTTGGTCGATGCAACCTGGGGACAAGGATATTATGACAGTAACAAAAAAGCAATGGTGAATTATTTTAATTCTGTTTATTTTGATACTGATCCCAAGTACTTTTTTGCAAAACATTTTCCTGATTCCGGAGTTTATCTGAATGAAAAATTAAACAAAGACGATTTCTTAAATGGACCTCTTATTTTTGATGCAACAATCGAAGGGAATTATGAAATTTTATCGCCTGATTCCGGAATAATAGAAGCAAATGATGGAGATAAAATTACTTTCAGGATTAAAAATATTTCAAAAGCAGATACACTTTTTTATGTAAAAAAAGGAAAAGCTACTAAAATCGAAAATCCAAGAGAAGTAAAAGGATCACTAGAATTTCAGGTTACTTATGATAAAAGAATGGGTTCTTATATTACTTTCTTTCTATATCAAAATAGTATCGCTTCTTTCAAAATAGTTTCGAAATAA
- a CDS encoding transglutaminase domain-containing protein yields MAIRKIAFVFLFLNIVFLNSSYSQKYSAIDSIVLKYPSFGSTEKLAERIQKDFTSEHDKARAIYSWIALNLDYDLKTYLNPPEPKTYNSKNEADNAKQIQLARTSTTQKTFRSKKGVSEGFSLLYQHLAILSGLKCQSVTGDSKRLLNDIGRKRLGSNHAWNMVQIDGKWILIDATWGNGYFDEKRQVVVKKFTPTYFDMAPDYFYMTHFPESSMYASNTGNKEAFLNGPLIYDEYVDNSCEISAPFSGIVHANDGDKITFQIKNISKIENLYYLNKKDEHVNIENAKEKDGALEFQVTYNRKYGRFITFFLSNRALAAFKIVPKQI; encoded by the coding sequence ATGGCAATAAGAAAAATCGCCTTTGTATTTCTTTTTTTGAATATTGTTTTTTTAAATTCGTCTTATTCGCAAAAATATAGTGCCATAGATAGTATTGTTTTAAAGTATCCAAGTTTTGGCAGTACAGAAAAATTAGCAGAAAGAATTCAAAAAGACTTCACATCAGAACATGATAAAGCAAGAGCAATTTATAGTTGGATTGCATTGAATTTGGATTATGACTTAAAAACTTATTTAAATCCGCCAGAACCAAAAACTTATAATTCTAAGAATGAGGCAGATAATGCTAAACAAATTCAATTAGCGCGTACAAGTACAACTCAGAAAACATTTAGATCTAAAAAAGGAGTAAGCGAAGGTTTTTCTTTATTGTACCAGCATCTGGCGATATTATCGGGATTAAAATGTCAGTCCGTAACTGGAGATTCTAAAAGATTATTGAATGATATTGGAAGAAAAAGATTAGGATCAAATCATGCTTGGAATATGGTTCAAATCGACGGAAAATGGATCTTAATTGATGCTACATGGGGAAATGGATATTTTGATGAAAAACGTCAAGTTGTTGTAAAGAAATTTACACCCACTTATTTTGATATGGCTCCCGATTATTTCTACATGACACATTTTCCGGAGTCGTCAATGTATGCAAGTAACACCGGAAATAAAGAAGCATTTTTAAACGGACCACTTATTTATGATGAATATGTAGATAATTCCTGCGAAATTTCAGCTCCATTTTCAGGAATTGTTCATGCAAATGATGGTGATAAAATAACCTTTCAAATTAAAAATATTTCAAAAATTGAGAATCTTTATTATTTGAATAAGAAAGATGAACATGTCAACATTGAAAATGCAAAAGAAAAAGACGGAGCATTAGAATTTCAGGTTACTTATAATAGAAAATATGGCCGATTTATAACTTTTTTTCTCTCTAATCGAGCTCTTGCAGCTTTCAAAATCGTTCCGAAACAAATCTAA